The following coding sequences lie in one Candidatus Thermokryptus mobilis genomic window:
- a CDS encoding N-acetylglucosamine kinase translates to MEYIIGMDGGGTKTHGIISDLDGNPFAEVMGGSANFQMLGVDVVARSILKLILELVQKVGCDFHDVKIIVIGLAGAGKEEDKSKIYNGIVKIANEYNLKLPKLIIETDARIALEGAFMGGAGIVLISGTGSVMFAKDTNGEIHRIGGWGRFIGDEGSGFSLGCEALRAVAKFIDGRGGKTILKDLIFEKFKITDLREVVSKIYSGEFDPASVAPIVTEAGEMGDEIAIKILDDACYELLTHIKAMLGKSNFGERVKLVLMGGVLRNENYLSRKLKKEITENFPQVDLIEPMASPAYGAIIYARNLIKNKICT, encoded by the coding sequence GTGGAATATATCATTGGAATGGATGGTGGAGGAACGAAGACGCATGGGATTATAAGTGACCTTGATGGTAATCCTTTCGCCGAGGTCATGGGTGGGTCAGCTAATTTTCAAATGCTTGGTGTTGATGTCGTTGCGAGATCAATTTTGAAGTTGATCCTTGAACTTGTGCAAAAGGTAGGTTGTGATTTTCACGATGTGAAAATTATCGTCATTGGGCTTGCTGGAGCTGGAAAAGAAGAAGATAAAAGTAAAATTTACAACGGCATAGTAAAGATTGCGAATGAATATAACCTGAAATTGCCGAAGTTGATTATTGAAACCGATGCAAGGATTGCGCTTGAGGGTGCATTTATGGGTGGGGCTGGAATTGTTCTGATAAGTGGAACTGGTTCAGTTATGTTTGCTAAAGATACAAATGGTGAAATTCATAGGATCGGGGGTTGGGGGAGATTCATCGGTGATGAAGGTAGTGGGTTTTCACTCGGTTGCGAGGCTTTAAGGGCTGTTGCTAAGTTCATTGATGGAAGAGGGGGGAAGACAATTTTGAAAGATTTGATTTTTGAAAAGTTTAAAATCACCGACCTAAGGGAAGTTGTAAGCAAAATTTATTCTGGTGAATTTGACCCTGCAAGTGTTGCTCCAATTGTTACGGAGGCAGGCGAAATGGGTGATGAAATCGCTATAAAAATTCTTGATGATGCTTGTTACGAACTTTTAACTCATATCAAGGCGATGCTTGGAAAGTCAAATTTTGGGGAGCGAGTTAAACTCGTTCTTATGGGCGGTGTCTTGAGAAACGAAAATTATCTCTCAAGAAAATTGAAAAAGGAAATAACTGAAAATTTCCCCCAAGTTGATCTGATTGAGCCAATGGCTTCCCCAGCTTACGGAGCGATAATTTACGCTAGAAACTTGATCAAAAATAAAATTTGCACTTGA